A region of Haliotis asinina isolate JCU_RB_2024 chromosome 7, JCU_Hal_asi_v2, whole genome shotgun sequence DNA encodes the following proteins:
- the LOC137290648 gene encoding probable methyltransferase-like protein 24, which produces MWRLTKTVIFLFITFVIVGCLYVTRLRRNNTTLPVQQNKEFNSRKDGTSTAQPEIMFNPGTVSGDCQRGHVLPTKSEIRKLDLRQMAQHYHSYVENIQVACGDMRRMGYQQDGGWEICNDALVKPKKPCLVYSFGINNDFSFDDEMAKEYKCEIHSFDPSMGRPDHHHGDHVEFHSLGLAEYNGKSPKNWPMKTLADIRQSLHHERTTIDILKVDIEEMEWQVFPEMIRNNALHNVTQFVFEVHITLKKVDPPQAKYFTALNIFRDLYDLGYRIFYTHRNKWCHYTSKLAGKQRTSCHEIFMMKVC; this is translated from the exons ATGTGGCGACTTACGAAAACTGTGATCTTTCTGTTTATCACTTTTGTGATAGTTGGATGTTTGTATGTCACAAGATTACGGAGAAATAACACAACGCTCCCAGTCCAG CAAAACAAGGAGTTTAACTCAAGAAAGGATGGAACCAGCACAGCACAG CCGGAGATCATGTTTAACCCGGGTACAGTCAGTGGAGATTGTCAACGAGGTCACGTGCTACCTACTAAATCAGAGATACGTAAACTTGACCTCCGGCAAATGGCCCAGCACTATCACAg TTACGTGGAAAATATCCAGGTGGCATGTGGAGACATGAGGAGAATGGGATATCAACAAGATGGCGGCTGGGAGATCTGTAACGACGCCCTCGTCAAACCAAAAAAACCGTGTTTGGTTTATTCTTTCGG CATCAACAATGACTTCAGCTTTGATGACGAAATGGCCAAAGAATATAAATGTGAAATCCATTCGTTTGATCCCAG CATGGGTCGACCAGACCATCACCATGGGGACCATGTCGAGTTCCACTCTCTGGGTCTGGCTGAATATAACGGTAAATCTCCCAAAAATTGGCCAATGAAGACTCTCGCCGATATACGTCAGTCGCTCCATCACGAACGG ACAACAATCGATATTTTAAAGGTGGATATTGAAGAAATGGAATGGCAGGTGTTTCCGGAAATGATAAGAAACAACGCTTTACATAATGTGACTCAGTTTGTATTCGAGGTTCATATAACGCTTAAAAAAGTGGATCCTCCACAAGCTAAGTATTTCACGGCGCTGAACATATTCCGGGATTTATATGATCTTGGATACCGAATATTCTACACGCATAGAAACAAGTGGTGTCATTATACGTCCAAGTTAGCTGGAAAACAGAGGACTTCATGCCACGAAATATTCATGATGAAAGTTTGCTGA